One Callospermophilus lateralis isolate mCalLat2 chromosome 6, mCalLat2.hap1, whole genome shotgun sequence genomic region harbors:
- the Znf391 gene encoding LOW QUALITY PROTEIN: zinc finger protein 391 (The sequence of the model RefSeq protein was modified relative to this genomic sequence to represent the inferred CDS: deleted 1 base in 1 codon), translating into MKSLRGNGVQGPKSEEGCKRQSQSSRQVKCLAQKKTSFEKTAMKQVSVMLKDIFNGEGHPESTDFGPRSNLGVQQKIPKGDKYPISREHSKDSPEFIQHPKLLPQKKPCKGNPRGRASGQQSGLTVHRSIHGREKPFGCRKCGRTFSRSTHLIEHQRTHTGERPYECSECGRAFSRSTRLRLHQRIHTGEKPYKCQECGKAFSRSTNLNQHQRTHTQVKPYECCACGKTFSDRSTIIQHQRIHTGENPHKCSQCGKSCSWISSLSEHQRTHTGENPYECSDCGKVFSRSSSLTEHQRTHTGEKPHVCRGCGKGFSRSSCLLTHQRTHTGEKPYLCNACGKAFSQSSTLVRHQQLHTEEQC; encoded by the exons ATGAAAAGCCTCAGAGGGAATGGTGTCCAGGGTCCTAAAAGTGAAGAAGGCTGTAAGAGACAGAGCCAGTCATCAAGGCAGGTAAAATGTCTTGCACAGAAAAAAACT TCTTTTGAGAAAACAGCAATGAAGCAAGTATCAGTGATGTTGAAGGATATTTTCAATGGGGAGGGACACCCTGAGTCCACTGACTTTGGACCAAGGTCCAACCTTGGTGTACAACAGAAAATTCCAAAGGGAGATAAATACCCTATATCCAGGGAACACTCCAAAGATAGCCCAGAATTCATTCAACACCCAAAACTCCTCCCACAAAAGAAACCCTGTAAAGGCAACCCACGTGGGAGGGCTTCTGGACAGCAGTCAGGCCTTACTGTTCACAGGAGCATTCATGGCAGAGAAAAGCCTTTTGGATGCCGCAAGTGTGGCAGGACCTTCAGTCGAAGCACACACCTTATTGAACATcaaagaactcacactggagagagacCTTATGAGTGCAGCGAATGTGGAAGGGCCTTCAGCCGGAGCACACGTCTTCGTCTGCATCAGAGGatccacactggagagaaaccctacAAGTGCCAGGAATGCGGAAAGGCCTTCAGCCGGAGCACTAACCTCAACCAACATCAGCGAACTCATACTCAAGTGAAGCCTTATGAGTGTTGTGCATGTGGGAAAACCTTCAGTGACCGGTCAACCATAATCCAGCACCAACGCATACACACTGGAGAGAATCCCCACAAGTGCAGTCAGTGTGGGAAATCCTGCAGCTGGATCTCCTCTCTCTCCGAACACCAGAGAACACACACAGGGGAGAATCCCTATGAGTGCAGCGACTGTGGGAAGGTGTTCAGTCGCAGCTCCTCCCTTACTGAGCACCAGCGGACCCACACTGGGGAGAAGCCCCATGTGTGCAGGGGGTGTGGAAAAGGCTTCAGTCGCAGCTCCTGCCTCTTGACTCACCAGAGAACGCATACCGGAGAGAAGCCTTACTTATGCAACGCCTGTGGGAAGGCCTTCAGTCAGAGCTCAACTCTTGTCAGACACCAGCAGCTTCACACTGAGGAGCAATGCTGA